Proteins co-encoded in one Sporosarcina sp. FSL K6-1522 genomic window:
- a CDS encoding YihY/virulence factor BrkB family protein — protein MKDNERLPPISAKENAKGKVRKRVDDLVGETPLMKFLDEIKEGEPEKFDVTTTAGFWKELLVRIKKVDVTGLSSQLAFFFLLSLFPLLIFLFTLLPFLSIDEAQIFLFIRDYAPESVAMLIEDTLAEILSNRNGGLLSAGALATIWSASKGMNALTKALNLSYYTAETRSFIVTRALSLIFTVLLIATVLVALILPVFGQQIGMVVFSFLGMEEGFSSLWGNLRWSIPPVLIFLVFLIVYWLVPNIKLHVKSVMLGTIFATIGWILTSLVFSFYVSNFGNFSNTYGSIGAIIVLMMWLYFSAIILILGGQLNAVMFERGIAKKQCSHTK, from the coding sequence GTGAAAGATAACGAACGTTTGCCTCCTATATCTGCTAAAGAAAATGCAAAGGGAAAGGTACGAAAGAGGGTAGATGATCTTGTAGGAGAGACTCCCCTCATGAAGTTTTTGGATGAAATTAAGGAAGGAGAGCCTGAAAAGTTTGATGTTACAACGACTGCAGGCTTTTGGAAAGAGCTACTTGTTCGGATAAAGAAAGTCGATGTGACGGGCCTTAGCTCTCAGCTAGCTTTCTTTTTCCTATTGTCACTCTTTCCACTATTAATCTTCTTATTTACGTTATTGCCGTTTTTGAGTATTGATGAGGCACAGATCTTTTTGTTTATACGAGATTATGCCCCAGAAAGTGTAGCTATGCTTATTGAAGATACGTTGGCAGAGATTTTGAGCAATCGCAATGGTGGATTGTTGTCAGCGGGCGCACTTGCGACAATATGGTCAGCTTCTAAAGGGATGAATGCGTTAACGAAAGCTTTGAATTTATCTTATTATACGGCGGAGACGCGTTCTTTTATTGTGACACGCGCACTATCGCTAATTTTTACGGTTTTATTAATTGCTACGGTACTAGTGGCGCTTATTTTACCAGTGTTTGGTCAGCAAATTGGCATGGTAGTCTTTTCGTTTTTAGGCATGGAAGAAGGATTTTCAAGCTTGTGGGGAAATTTGCGTTGGAGTATACCACCAGTGTTGATTTTTCTTGTGTTTTTAATTGTTTATTGGTTGGTGCCGAATATCAAACTGCATGTGAAAAGCGTTATGCTAGGAACGATATTTGCCACTATCGGATGGATTCTTACGTCTCTTGTGTTCTCATTTTACGTTAGTAATTTCGGGAATTTCTCCAATACGTATGGCAGTATTGGTGCGATTATTGTGCTGATGATGTGGTTGTATTTTTCCGCCATTATACTCATACTTGGTGGGCAATTGAATGCGGTGATGTTCGAGCGAGGGATAGCGAAAAAGCAATGCAGTCATACAAAATGA
- the recX gene encoding recombination regulator RecX has translation MPVITKISQQKKDHERYNIFLDEKYAYSVHESILVKFGLTKGMTVEDWSIDDMVYEDEIRKAFNRALHYLGFRMRSEFEVKKKLLDAGYGEAIVLEAIVKLKNLGFLNDETFSEALLQTHKNSSSKGPRAIQQEMHKKGIGKELQDKVLESYSEDEQLQIATKLAEKAANANRSVAPAQLKQKIQNALLRKGYSFDIIKQALENIDFEREEDEWTGITESIGEKAWRRYSTKFSGRNLHNRVKQAMYQKGIPFERIDAFIDKKENEDDGE, from the coding sequence ATGCCTGTCATTACGAAGATATCACAACAGAAAAAAGATCACGAACGATATAACATTTTTCTTGATGAAAAGTATGCATACAGTGTCCATGAGTCTATCCTTGTTAAATTTGGATTAACAAAAGGGATGACAGTAGAAGACTGGTCGATTGACGACATGGTTTATGAAGACGAAATTCGCAAAGCCTTTAACCGAGCGCTCCACTACTTAGGTTTCAGAATGCGCAGCGAGTTTGAAGTGAAGAAAAAATTACTAGATGCAGGGTACGGTGAAGCGATCGTACTCGAAGCAATTGTGAAATTGAAGAATCTTGGTTTTTTGAACGACGAGACTTTTTCAGAAGCGCTACTACAAACGCACAAGAATTCGTCAAGTAAAGGACCGAGAGCGATTCAGCAAGAAATGCATAAAAAAGGGATCGGGAAGGAGTTGCAAGACAAAGTGCTTGAATCTTATTCGGAAGATGAACAGCTACAAATTGCAACGAAGCTTGCAGAAAAGGCGGCAAATGCCAATCGTTCTGTGGCTCCCGCACAATTGAAGCAAAAAATTCAAAATGCCTTGCTACGTAAAGGCTATTCATTTGATATTATTAAACAGGCGCTTGAAAATATTGATTTTGAGAGAGAAGAGGATGAATGGACAGGTATTACAGAGTCCATTGGTGAAAAAGCATGGCGTCGCTATAGTACAAAATTTAGTGGGCGCAACTTGCATAACCGAGTGAAGCAAGCGATGTATCAAAAAGGGATTCCGTTTGAGCGAATCGATGCATTTATCGACAAGAAGGAGAATGAAGACGATGGAGAATGA
- a CDS encoding MFS transporter, giving the protein MDMFTQMEKKRFWILVIIVSISGFSQGMLLPLISAIFERDGVSSALNGLNATGLYIGTLLVSPFMEAPLRRFGYKPVIIGGGILVFCSLLLFPLWKSVVFWYILRLLIGIGDHALHFSTQTWITSFSPQQRLGRNIAIYGLSFGTGFAVGPLFVPLVNFFEGLPFIVSGLLCMLAWSLVFKLKNDFPDVMKGNVVTERFVTRFKATFVVAWLAFLGPFGYGFLESSLNAMYPVYALRNGIDLTTVSFILVAFSVGGMVSQLPLGMLSDQIGRRRVFLIALGGGAASFGVASVLETSTAAVLSLFFVAGLFVGSIYSLGISYMSELTPKQLLPTGNLLCGIFFSIGSLTGPFLGGLFLEFEASFSFLLLIAMFLGTLFVALLVGGTRATSTTA; this is encoded by the coding sequence ATGGACATGTTTACACAAATGGAGAAAAAACGGTTTTGGATACTTGTGATTATTGTTTCGATTTCAGGATTTTCACAAGGAATGCTCTTGCCACTTATTTCGGCTATTTTTGAACGTGACGGTGTATCGAGTGCGTTAAATGGCTTGAATGCAACGGGTTTATACATAGGAACACTTCTGGTCTCACCATTTATGGAAGCACCGCTGCGCCGGTTTGGGTATAAGCCAGTAATTATTGGCGGCGGCATACTTGTTTTTTGTTCGTTATTGTTGTTTCCATTATGGAAAAGTGTTGTATTTTGGTACATACTGCGATTGCTAATTGGTATTGGGGATCATGCGCTACATTTTTCGACACAGACGTGGATTACAAGTTTTTCACCACAGCAACGGCTAGGACGTAATATTGCTATCTATGGATTATCGTTTGGTACGGGGTTTGCGGTCGGGCCGTTATTTGTTCCGCTCGTCAATTTTTTTGAAGGATTGCCGTTTATCGTTTCGGGGCTTCTTTGTATGCTTGCTTGGTCGCTCGTTTTTAAGTTGAAAAATGACTTTCCCGATGTGATGAAAGGGAATGTTGTGACAGAACGATTTGTCACACGCTTTAAAGCGACGTTTGTTGTCGCATGGCTCGCATTTCTTGGCCCATTTGGCTATGGTTTTCTGGAATCCTCTTTGAATGCCATGTATCCGGTATATGCGCTTAGAAATGGCATTGATTTGACGACTGTCTCGTTTATTCTCGTCGCTTTTTCTGTGGGAGGGATGGTGTCACAACTACCGTTAGGGATGCTGTCCGATCAGATTGGCAGACGGCGAGTGTTTTTAATCGCGCTTGGGGGAGGAGCGGCATCATTTGGGGTTGCCAGTGTGTTGGAGACGTCGACGGCGGCAGTATTGTCGTTATTTTTCGTAGCGGGTCTGTTCGTTGGCTCGATTTATTCGCTGGGCATCTCGTATATGTCTGAGTTGACACCGAAGCAGTTATTGCCGACAGGCAATTTGTTATGCGGCATCTTTTTTAGTATCGGTAGTTTGACGGGACCGTTTCTCGGCGGACTTTTTTTAGAATTTGAAGCGAGTTTTAGCTTTTTATTGCTCATTGCAATGTTTTTAGGGACGTTGTTCGTTGCATTACTCGTGGGAGGTACGAGGGCAACAAGTACGACGGCATAA
- a CDS encoding fumarate hydratase encodes MYIEQIEKSLYDLICETSTNLPKDVRRKILAARQQEDAGTRAAMSLDTIAQNINMADEKLSPICQDTGMPTFKIKTPVGVNQLEIKAALKRAIVQATKETKLRPNSVDSLTGDNSGDNLGDGVPVVKFEQWEQNHIEVKLILKGGGCENKNIQYSLPTELEGLGRAGRDLDGIRKCVLHSVYQAQGQGCSAGFIGVGIGGDRASGYELAKDQLFREVDDVNPNEKLAELEAYILESANKLGIGTMGFGGEATLLGCKVGVMHRLPASFFVSVAYNCWAYRRMAVDIDVTSGEITNWHYNEGEKIAFAQDDKKEEEQQSARTVELTAPITEEQIRDLKVGDVVKISGRMYTGRDAIHKHLSENDAPVDLNGHIIYHCGPVVAKTEDGGYEIKAAGPTTSIREEPYQGDIMKKFGIRAVIGKGGMGPKTLAALEEHGGVYLNAIGGAAQYYADCIKAVEGVDLLQFGIPEAMWHLRVEDFTAVVTMDSHGNSLHADVDKSSLEKLAQFKEKVFS; translated from the coding sequence ATGTACATAGAACAAATTGAAAAAAGCTTGTATGACCTCATTTGTGAAACATCGACAAACCTTCCAAAAGACGTGCGCCGGAAGATCCTTGCAGCAAGACAGCAAGAAGACGCAGGCACACGTGCAGCAATGAGTCTTGACACAATCGCTCAAAATATCAACATGGCTGACGAAAAATTGTCCCCAATCTGTCAGGACACAGGGATGCCGACATTCAAAATCAAAACACCCGTTGGCGTAAACCAACTGGAAATCAAGGCAGCACTTAAGCGTGCGATTGTCCAAGCAACGAAAGAAACAAAACTACGCCCAAACTCCGTTGACTCCCTAACAGGCGATAACAGCGGTGATAACCTTGGCGATGGTGTGCCTGTTGTGAAATTCGAACAATGGGAACAAAATCACATCGAAGTGAAGCTAATCCTTAAAGGTGGCGGCTGTGAGAATAAAAACATCCAATACAGCCTTCCTACTGAACTTGAAGGCCTTGGACGCGCCGGACGCGATCTTGATGGCATTCGTAAATGTGTTTTACACTCCGTCTATCAAGCACAAGGACAAGGGTGTTCAGCAGGTTTCATCGGCGTTGGAATCGGTGGAGACCGTGCTTCTGGTTACGAATTGGCGAAAGACCAACTCTTCCGTGAAGTCGACGATGTCAATCCGAACGAAAAATTAGCAGAGCTTGAAGCTTATATTTTAGAATCAGCAAACAAACTTGGCATCGGCACAATGGGCTTCGGTGGCGAAGCAACGCTTCTTGGTTGTAAAGTAGGCGTCATGCACCGTCTTCCAGCAAGCTTCTTTGTGTCTGTCGCTTATAACTGTTGGGCATACCGCCGCATGGCTGTTGATATCGATGTGACATCCGGCGAAATTACCAACTGGCATTATAACGAAGGTGAAAAAATCGCTTTCGCACAGGATGACAAAAAAGAAGAGGAACAGCAATCCGCTCGTACAGTGGAACTGACTGCACCAATCACAGAAGAACAAATTCGTGATTTGAAAGTCGGAGACGTTGTCAAAATTTCCGGTCGTATGTATACAGGCCGCGACGCCATTCATAAACACCTTTCTGAAAACGACGCACCTGTTGACTTAAATGGGCATATCATTTATCACTGCGGTCCGGTCGTTGCTAAAACAGAAGATGGCGGCTATGAAATTAAAGCAGCAGGTCCAACAACTTCTATTCGTGAAGAGCCGTACCAAGGCGATATCATGAAAAAATTCGGTATTCGTGCTGTCATCGGTAAAGGCGGCATGGGGCCGAAAACACTTGCGGCACTTGAAGAACACGGTGGCGTCTACTTGAACGCAATCGGTGGAGCTGCACAATATTATGCAGACTGCATCAAAGCGGTTGAAGGCGTCGATCTTCTTCAATTCGGAATTCCAGAAGCAATGTGGCATTTACGAGTTGAAGACTTCACTGCTGTCGTTACAATGGACTCACACGGCAACAGCTTACATGCAGATGTCGACAAATCATCCCTTGAGAAACTTGCACAATTTAAAGAGAAAGTATTTAGCTAA
- a CDS encoding TIGR01777 family oxidoreductase, whose translation MKIVIAGGSGFVGQKLTEVLLQAGHEVVVLSRCAKNGAIQWLTEGTTPEKMLGKVDAFINLAGVSINDGRWSTEHQKQIYDSRMTATDELLRIISALPHKPAVLVNASAIGIYPASESIIYTEASTAIADDFLGRTVNHWEQKAASVTAEGVRSVCMRFGVILGKGGGALPPMILPYKLFAGGKVGSGRQWLSWVHVEDVARAIAFAIENDNLQDPVNTTAPFPKQMDDFGKTIGSVMHRPHWFPVPSFIMKIALGKKSALVLEGQHVLPEKLLANGFVFNFPHLEQALQDILKDNV comes from the coding sequence ATGAAAATTGTTATTGCAGGTGGTTCCGGTTTTGTCGGACAAAAATTAACAGAGGTCTTGTTGCAAGCTGGACATGAAGTTGTCGTTTTATCGAGATGCGCTAAAAACGGAGCGATTCAGTGGTTAACCGAAGGCACTACACCTGAGAAAATGCTTGGCAAGGTCGATGCCTTTATCAATCTCGCAGGTGTCTCCATCAATGATGGACGCTGGTCCACTGAGCATCAGAAACAAATTTATGACAGTCGCATGACAGCAACCGATGAATTGCTACGAATCATTTCAGCTTTACCACACAAGCCTGCCGTTCTTGTCAATGCCAGTGCGATTGGTATTTATCCCGCATCGGAAAGCATCATCTACACAGAAGCTTCAACAGCAATCGCCGATGATTTTCTTGGCCGAACGGTCAATCACTGGGAGCAAAAAGCTGCGTCTGTCACGGCTGAAGGCGTGCGATCTGTTTGTATGCGCTTCGGCGTCATTCTTGGAAAGGGCGGCGGTGCTTTACCACCAATGATTTTGCCCTATAAACTATTTGCTGGCGGGAAGGTTGGTTCAGGAAGACAGTGGTTATCCTGGGTGCATGTAGAAGATGTCGCACGAGCAATTGCCTTTGCCATCGAAAATGACAATTTACAAGATCCCGTCAATACGACTGCGCCATTTCCGAAGCAAATGGACGATTTCGGCAAAACCATCGGCTCCGTCATGCATCGTCCGCATTGGTTTCCCGTCCCTTCATTTATCATGAAAATAGCACTTGGCAAAAAAAGTGCACTCGTTCTCGAAGGGCAGCATGTCCTACCTGAGAAATTACTCGCAAACGGATTCGTTTTCAACTTTCCTCATTTAGAGCAGGCATTGCAGGACATCCTAAAAGACAACGTATAG
- a CDS encoding polysaccharide deacetylase family protein: MIKRHGPGMIMATFIVLAGLLFNPFSATAEEFHWGFKKATDGVPPDAGAALNTMLDKYGAIYKGKPDEKIAYLTFDNGYENGHTESILDTLKKENAPATFFLTGHYLKSATPLVKRMIKDGHNIGNHSYDHPNLTTLSDKGMEDEWTKFDKLLKELTGVERTIYTRPPAGVFNDNVLAKGNELGYRHIFWSVAFIDWHADKPKGRDFAYNELMNQLHPGAVILMHTVSPDNAQALPDFIRDAKKAGYTFASLDDLVMEYENINSDIR; encoded by the coding sequence ATGATCAAACGGCATGGCCCCGGTATGATAATGGCTACCTTCATCGTACTGGCGGGGCTTCTCTTCAACCCATTTTCTGCGACTGCAGAAGAATTCCATTGGGGATTTAAAAAAGCTACAGACGGTGTTCCACCAGATGCAGGTGCTGCGCTCAATACTATGCTCGATAAATACGGAGCGATTTACAAAGGGAAGCCCGATGAAAAAATTGCTTATTTAACATTCGATAATGGCTACGAAAATGGCCATACCGAAAGCATTTTAGATACTTTGAAAAAAGAGAATGCGCCGGCTACCTTCTTTCTCACAGGCCATTATCTAAAAAGCGCCACACCACTCGTCAAACGAATGATTAAAGATGGTCACAACATCGGCAATCATTCCTATGATCACCCGAATTTGACCACACTATCCGACAAAGGGATGGAAGATGAATGGACTAAATTCGATAAGCTATTAAAGGAACTAACCGGAGTGGAACGGACAATCTATACACGACCACCTGCTGGCGTCTTTAATGACAACGTGCTGGCCAAAGGAAACGAACTTGGTTACCGCCATATTTTTTGGTCGGTTGCTTTCATTGATTGGCATGCGGATAAGCCAAAAGGACGCGATTTCGCTTACAATGAATTAATGAACCAACTCCATCCAGGCGCTGTCATTTTAATGCACACTGTCTCTCCTGATAACGCACAAGCACTACCCGATTTTATCCGTGATGCTAAAAAAGCCGGCTACACATTCGCTTCACTGGATGATCTTGTCATGGAATACGAAAACATCAACTCTGATATTAGATGA
- a CDS encoding heavy metal translocating P-type ATPase — MNFINEEQKSTTINWREHLELIAAISSGILIGIAWLIDKNGIETSSVLLYIIAFLVGGFAKAKEGIEDTIKNKELNVEMLMIFAALGSAFIGYWTEGAILIFIFAISGALETYTLNKSHKEISALMELQPEEAWLIQDNGIEIKVPTASLQTGAILVVKPGERIPVDGHITKGITSIDMSAINGESIPVTKEAGDELFAGTVNLSGAIQMEMTKPSSESLFQKIITLVQSAQSEKSPSQQFIEKFEGTYVKFVVITVLAMMFLPHYVFGWDWTTTIYRAIVLLVVASPCALVASIMPATLAAVSNGAKRGVLFKGGVHLEHLGSLKTIAFDKTGTLTNGKPVVTDFLVRDGLDLDDTLALLASIESQSNHPLAVAITNFAVNKGMSITRTLQIEDVPGHGIRTITDTGEVLVGNPRFVGREEAEQFQQGAALTLADEGKTVIFMKDDKGIVAAAALKDTLRSEAVQAITDLKNAGIFTIMLTGDNEKTAEAIAKEAGLDAYIAECLPEMKVDHLKKLLADYKTVGMVGDGINDAPALATATSGIAMGEGTDVALETADIVLMQNDLTRISYAIKLSRKMQRIVKQNIVFSLSIITLLIVSNFMQVVDLPLGVIGHEGSTILVILNGLRMLNRIE; from the coding sequence ATGAATTTTATCAATGAGGAACAAAAAAGCACCACAATTAATTGGCGAGAACATCTTGAACTCATCGCTGCAATTAGTTCAGGGATTTTAATTGGCATCGCATGGTTGATTGACAAAAACGGAATTGAGACATCTTCTGTTTTACTTTACATCATCGCTTTTTTAGTCGGGGGATTCGCCAAGGCAAAAGAAGGTATTGAAGATACTATAAAAAATAAAGAGTTGAATGTTGAAATGCTCATGATTTTTGCAGCTCTCGGTTCCGCCTTTATCGGCTACTGGACTGAAGGTGCGATCTTGATCTTTATTTTTGCAATTAGTGGAGCTCTTGAAACGTATACGTTGAATAAAAGCCATAAAGAAATTTCTGCCCTTATGGAATTACAACCGGAAGAAGCTTGGCTCATTCAAGACAACGGCATCGAAATCAAAGTGCCTACTGCTTCCCTACAAACTGGTGCTATTCTTGTCGTCAAACCAGGGGAACGTATTCCAGTCGACGGGCATATTACAAAGGGGATTACCTCTATTGATATGTCAGCCATTAACGGAGAGTCCATTCCTGTCACAAAAGAAGCGGGCGACGAACTATTTGCCGGCACGGTCAATTTAAGTGGAGCTATCCAAATGGAAATGACAAAACCTAGTTCTGAATCACTGTTCCAGAAAATCATTACACTCGTCCAAAGTGCACAAAGCGAGAAATCACCTTCCCAACAATTTATTGAAAAATTTGAAGGTACTTATGTAAAGTTTGTCGTCATTACCGTGCTCGCCATGATGTTCCTTCCCCACTACGTATTTGGTTGGGATTGGACAACGACCATTTACCGTGCTATCGTTCTGCTCGTTGTCGCATCGCCTTGTGCGCTTGTCGCTTCAATTATGCCCGCGACGTTAGCCGCCGTTTCAAACGGAGCAAAACGAGGAGTACTTTTCAAAGGCGGCGTCCATCTCGAACATCTTGGCTCACTCAAAACAATCGCTTTTGATAAAACTGGCACGCTGACAAATGGCAAACCTGTCGTAACAGATTTTCTTGTACGTGATGGCCTAGATCTAGACGACACATTAGCGCTGCTAGCAAGTATCGAGTCCCAATCCAATCATCCACTTGCCGTTGCCATTACAAACTTCGCTGTCAACAAAGGAATGTCCATCACACGTACTCTTCAAATCGAGGACGTACCCGGTCATGGTATTCGGACAATCACAGATACGGGCGAAGTGCTCGTTGGCAACCCCCGTTTTGTCGGTAGAGAGGAGGCAGAACAATTTCAACAAGGCGCCGCTCTCACACTTGCGGATGAAGGGAAAACAGTTATTTTCATGAAAGATGACAAAGGAATCGTTGCCGCAGCTGCCCTGAAAGATACACTGCGTTCCGAGGCCGTCCAGGCCATTACGGATTTAAAAAATGCTGGAATCTTTACAATTATGCTGACAGGAGATAATGAAAAAACAGCCGAAGCCATCGCCAAAGAAGCTGGACTCGATGCATACATCGCAGAATGCTTACCAGAAATGAAAGTCGATCATCTGAAAAAATTGCTCGCTGACTATAAAACTGTCGGAATGGTTGGAGATGGCATCAATGATGCTCCCGCACTCGCTACAGCAACATCGGGAATTGCAATGGGCGAAGGAACGGATGTGGCACTTGAAACTGCGGATATCGTTCTCATGCAAAACGATTTGACTCGCATCTCATACGCCATCAAACTATCACGAAAAATGCAACGAATCGTCAAACAGAATATTGTCTTCTCCCTCTCCATCATTACCCTATTAATCGTCTCGAACTTCATGCAAGTCGTCGATCTACCGCTCGGTGTTATCGGCCACGAAGGAAGCACGATTCTTGTCATATTGAATGGCTTACGAATGCTCAACCGAATTGAATAA
- a CDS encoding SE1561 family protein produces the protein MDKSQDNNHVDGLKNRFHQFLETLDTIEPETADLQEIDRLISMIDELEEQVEKIKSSN, from the coding sequence TTGGATAAATCGCAAGACAACAACCATGTTGATGGATTAAAAAACAGATTCCATCAATTCCTCGAAACACTTGATACAATTGAACCAGAAACAGCAGACTTACAAGAAATCGACCGACTCATTAGTATGATCGACGAGCTTGAAGAACAAGTAGAGAAAATTAAATCAAGTAATTAA